One genomic window of Halovivax cerinus includes the following:
- a CDS encoding DUF1684 domain-containing protein, whose protein sequence is MSQDWKRAIEAQREEKSRYFGEHPHSPIPPDEREAFDGLSYYAIDADYRFEVPLDRYDDPEPVTVGTSTDGEQTYYRWGEFTVTIDGDDVAVQAYKADPDDDRLWVPFRDETSGDETYGAGRYIDLEVDSHRTADGEWILDFNEAYNPTCAYSDQYECPLPPTANWLDVPIEAGERAYEPDSGRPF, encoded by the coding sequence ATGAGCCAGGACTGGAAGCGAGCGATCGAGGCCCAGCGCGAGGAGAAATCGCGGTACTTCGGCGAGCATCCGCACTCGCCGATCCCACCCGACGAACGCGAGGCCTTCGACGGGCTCTCCTACTACGCGATCGACGCCGACTACCGGTTCGAGGTCCCCCTCGATCGGTACGACGACCCCGAACCCGTCACCGTCGGAACGAGTACGGACGGCGAACAGACCTACTACCGCTGGGGCGAGTTCACGGTCACGATCGACGGCGACGACGTCGCGGTCCAGGCGTACAAGGCCGACCCGGACGACGACCGACTCTGGGTCCCCTTCCGCGACGAGACGAGCGGCGACGAAACCTACGGTGCCGGCCGGTACATCGACCTGGAGGTCGACAGCCACCGCACGGCGGACGGTGAATGGATTCTCGACTTCAACGAGGCGTACAACCCGACGTGCGCGTACTCCGATCAGTACGAGTGTCCGCTCCCGCCGACGGCAAACTGGCTCGACGTCCCGATCGAGGCCGGCGAACGGGCGTACGAACCCGACTCGGGGCGCCCGTTCTGA
- the trxA gene encoding thioredoxin: MSESLDDERARIREQKKRELQERLENGASIDDTGGEATGTPTEPIHVDGPDHLSEVVSTNDVVLVDFYADWCGPCKMLEPTVEALAAESEAAVAKVDIDVHQRMAQQHGVRGVPTLVLYANGEPAERTSGVQDRATLEQLIGQYT, translated from the coding sequence ATGAGCGAGTCACTCGATGACGAACGCGCTCGTATTCGCGAGCAGAAGAAACGAGAACTCCAGGAGCGCCTCGAGAACGGCGCCAGTATCGACGACACCGGGGGTGAGGCGACCGGGACGCCGACCGAGCCGATCCACGTCGACGGCCCCGACCACCTCTCCGAGGTCGTCTCGACGAACGACGTCGTCCTCGTCGACTTCTACGCCGACTGGTGTGGCCCCTGCAAGATGCTGGAGCCGACGGTCGAGGCGCTCGCCGCCGAGAGCGAGGCGGCCGTCGCGAAGGTCGACATCGACGTCCACCAGCGCATGGCCCAGCAACACGGCGTCCGCGGCGTCCCGACGCTCGTCCTCTACGCGAACGGCGAGCCCGCCGAACGGACGAGCGGTGTCCAGGACCGCGCCACACTCGAGCAGCTGATCGGCCAGTACACGTAA
- a CDS encoding sulfurtransferase TusA family protein, giving the protein MTNPPDADVTIDSRGATCPGPLMDLIGRVKTLDPGTTVALRTSERNSTTDVPAWLEKAGHDLVEIDEGDDEWTIYLEVT; this is encoded by the coding sequence ATGACGAACCCACCCGACGCGGACGTCACGATCGATTCACGCGGGGCGACGTGCCCCGGCCCGCTGATGGACCTCATCGGCCGGGTGAAGACGCTCGACCCGGGGACGACGGTCGCGCTCCGGACCTCGGAACGCAACTCGACGACCGACGTCCCCGCGTGGCTCGAAAAAGCCGGCCACGACCTCGTCGAGATCGACGAGGGTGACGACGAGTGGACCATCTATCTGGAGGTGACCTGA
- a CDS encoding NAD(P)/FAD-dependent oxidoreductase encodes MYRIAIVGGGTGGTVLANRLAEELGPELAAGEVEVRLITADPEHVYKPTFLYVPFGKKTVDDAARPIDELLDRRVTLDIAEVTDVDTDGHALTFADRSRLRYDHLVLATGASLDPDAVPGLAEGGHHFYGPAGAETLRDELADFTEGHLVLSVAGVPHMCPAAPVEFTLMVDDWLRERGRRDDVDLTYTYPINRAHGLESIAEWATDLFDARDIDVETFFNVESVDPDAGIVESMEGTELDYDLLVAIPPHAGSDLVIDAGLGDDGWVDVDRHTLEAEHADDVSAIGDVADVPTSKAGSVAHYEAGVVADRLASRARGETPTAVYDGKTVCFLEAGMDEATFIEFAYGEEPYVREPSRPLHWAKLGYNESYWLTARGLL; translated from the coding sequence ATGTACCGCATCGCGATCGTCGGCGGCGGGACGGGCGGGACGGTGCTCGCGAACCGCCTCGCAGAGGAGCTCGGGCCGGAACTCGCGGCCGGCGAGGTCGAGGTTCGCCTGATCACGGCCGATCCCGAGCACGTGTACAAGCCGACCTTCCTGTACGTCCCGTTCGGGAAGAAGACGGTCGACGACGCCGCTCGACCGATCGACGAGCTGCTCGACCGGCGCGTAACGCTCGATATCGCCGAGGTAACCGATGTCGACACGGACGGCCACGCGCTGACGTTCGCCGACCGCTCGCGGCTCCGCTACGACCACCTCGTGCTCGCGACGGGTGCCTCCCTCGACCCCGATGCTGTGCCCGGCCTCGCCGAGGGTGGCCACCACTTCTACGGCCCCGCCGGTGCCGAGACGCTGCGTGACGAACTAGCCGACTTCACCGAGGGCCACCTCGTGCTGAGCGTCGCCGGCGTGCCGCACATGTGCCCGGCCGCGCCCGTCGAGTTCACGCTGATGGTCGACGACTGGCTCCGCGAGCGCGGACGCCGGGACGACGTCGACCTCACCTACACGTACCCGATCAATCGTGCGCACGGGCTAGAGTCGATCGCCGAGTGGGCGACCGACCTGTTCGACGCGCGTGATATCGACGTGGAGACGTTCTTCAACGTCGAATCGGTCGACCCCGACGCCGGGATCGTCGAGTCGATGGAGGGAACCGAGCTGGACTACGACCTGCTCGTGGCCATCCCGCCCCACGCGGGCAGCGACCTCGTGATCGACGCCGGCCTCGGCGACGACGGCTGGGTCGACGTCGACCGGCACACGCTCGAAGCGGAACACGCCGACGACGTCTCCGCGATCGGGGACGTGGCGGACGTGCCGACGAGCAAGGCCGGTAGCGTCGCTCACTACGAGGCGGGCGTCGTCGCCGACCGTCTCGCCAGCCGCGCTCGCGGCGAGACCCCGACGGCCGTCTACGACGGCAAGACCGTCTGCTTCCTCGAGGCCGGGATGGACGAAGCGACGTTCATCGAGTTCGCCTACGGCGAGGAACCGTACGTTCGCGAACCGTCGCGCCCACTGCACTGGGCGAAGCTCGGCTACAACGAATCATACTGGCTCACCGCACGGGGGCTCCTGTGA
- a CDS encoding DUF1641 domain-containing protein yields the protein MTDSDHTTNADSTDSNDATDAASTPDADAAASAEPAATTERDRLGAATGDNADDLAEAVETLARLQRSGTLDDLAALADVAALGSQAMDDEMVTQLAATGTSLGEVADTAADEDVARTLESLLAAVGEAGAEPTAPVGAIGLVRAMRDPEVKAGMGFLLSLAEAVGRETR from the coding sequence ATGACCGACTCAGACCACACGACCAACGCCGATTCCACCGACTCCAACGACGCGACCGACGCAGCATCGACTCCGGACGCCGACGCGGCGGCGTCCGCGGAACCCGCAGCCACCACCGAGCGCGATCGGCTCGGCGCGGCGACCGGTGACAACGCCGACGACCTCGCCGAGGCCGTCGAGACGCTTGCTCGGCTCCAGCGATCGGGAACACTCGACGACCTGGCGGCGCTCGCGGACGTCGCCGCCCTCGGCTCGCAGGCGATGGACGACGAGATGGTCACCCAGCTGGCGGCCACCGGGACCAGCCTGGGCGAGGTCGCCGACACGGCGGCCGACGAGGACGTGGCTCGGACGCTCGAATCCCTGCTCGCGGCCGTCGGCGAGGCGGGCGCGGAGCCGACAGCACCCGTCGGTGCGATCGGCCTCGTAAGAGCGATGCGCGATCCAGAGGTCAAGGCCGGAATGGGCTTTCTGCTCTCCCTGGCGGAGGCGGTCGGGCGTGAAACGCGGTAG